One segment of Candidatus Nitrospira nitrosa DNA contains the following:
- a CDS encoding GNAT family N-acetyltransferase: protein MKRTKHDFYDLPEYVELAAAEETAIPMAFYAERQSEACLIPLLVRPIPQMLNAPRDWCDCMSPYGYPGVLLSPSHGQLSLFLEAFCDIARERGIVTAFIRLHPLFPLPQGPLEEFGQLISHGPTVYINLSDSKEHIWQQVSTNHQRDIKRLMRRGYYCTRDDWNRFPEFIALYHANMQRVGAKGRYFFSRAYFEKLRTQLGDRVHLVCAMTGTNDLAAAGLMIITDGIAQHHLLATAEQYQRRSPSKLVVDCMWRWAQEQVCHTFHIGGGVGGREDSLFHFKAGFSPMRSQFCSYRVVMDNVKNRALNLLVNLSADVRASADFFPGYRHFEKQSDSALIPPMIS from the coding sequence TTGAAAAGAACCAAACATGACTTCTATGACTTGCCTGAGTATGTCGAGTTGGCGGCAGCTGAAGAAACCGCGATACCGATGGCCTTCTACGCTGAACGTCAGTCGGAGGCCTGTCTGATTCCGCTTCTTGTTCGTCCCATACCCCAAATGCTCAACGCTCCAAGGGATTGGTGCGATTGCATGTCCCCCTATGGATACCCGGGCGTGTTGTTGTCACCCTCGCACGGGCAGTTATCCTTATTTCTCGAAGCGTTTTGCGATATCGCACGGGAACGTGGAATTGTGACGGCATTCATCCGTTTGCATCCTCTGTTTCCGTTGCCACAAGGCCCGCTAGAAGAGTTCGGTCAACTGATATCGCACGGGCCGACGGTGTACATCAATTTGTCTGATTCCAAGGAGCACATTTGGCAGCAGGTGTCGACGAACCATCAACGCGACATTAAACGGCTCATGCGACGAGGGTACTATTGTACTCGTGATGACTGGAACCGGTTTCCCGAGTTCATCGCGTTGTATCATGCCAATATGCAGCGGGTAGGTGCCAAAGGGCGGTATTTCTTTTCGCGAGCATACTTTGAAAAGCTGAGGACCCAACTTGGCGACCGGGTGCACCTGGTCTGTGCGATGACCGGCACCAATGATCTTGCGGCAGCTGGTCTGATGATCATCACCGATGGGATCGCTCAGCACCATCTTCTTGCAACCGCCGAGCAGTATCAGCGTCGATCACCATCGAAATTAGTGGTGGACTGCATGTGGCGCTGGGCCCAAGAGCAAGTGTGTCACACCTTTCATATTGGTGGCGGGGTAGGAGGCAGGGAAGATTCGCTGTTTCACTTCAAGGCAGGTTTCTCACCCATGCGGAGCCAGTTCTGCAGTTATCGCGTCGTGATGGATAATGTGAAGAACAGGGCGTTGAATCTGCTCGTAAACCTGAGCGCAGATGTTCGTGCATCCGCTGATTTCTTCCCCGGATATCGACATTTTGAAAAGCAGAGTGACTCGGCCTTGATTCCCCCGATGATCTCATGA
- a CDS encoding SGNH/GDSL hydrolase family protein: MMHQFDDYKNIHPTPHYQDTRGITHNGQGFRRTEDVPMAKPPNTYRIFLMGGSTAYGLGSLSPKGHLKYPVLNNNETIDHYVEELLHHKIPSRRFEVINAGIPSHSSHHHLIYLNQTILKYHPDMIILLDGTNDYFPWEKGYDQFRDYPYREWSHLYLDEPSLKAWVSYTGFWLYRKSHFVYLAGKKLRPLWSAIQSIRPQPRPQLDVDEALQNLDANADANFIRMVERNALILRHEGIVPVFALQPDLLFEQHKILTEFEQERLAEIIKSKPVNYLQFKNRARPMVAEKLRQVTAGVGASFIDLTDIFGAIEDDAFTDDCHLTPLANRAIAEYIGDRIVPLIVASLSPVRDKHRS, encoded by the coding sequence ATGATGCATCAGTTTGATGATTACAAGAACATTCATCCGACTCCTCACTATCAAGACACCAGAGGCATCACGCACAATGGACAGGGATTTCGGAGGACAGAAGATGTTCCCATGGCAAAACCTCCGAACACCTACCGTATTTTTCTTATGGGAGGGTCGACAGCCTACGGCTTGGGATCATTGTCGCCGAAGGGACATCTCAAATATCCGGTGCTCAACAACAACGAGACCATTGATCACTACGTGGAGGAGCTGCTGCATCACAAGATTCCATCTCGTCGATTTGAGGTGATCAACGCCGGCATTCCAAGCCATTCTAGTCATCACCATTTGATTTATCTCAACCAGACGATTTTGAAGTACCATCCGGACATGATTATCCTTCTTGACGGCACCAACGACTATTTCCCATGGGAGAAGGGGTATGATCAGTTCCGCGATTATCCTTACCGCGAATGGTCACATTTGTATCTGGATGAGCCCTCCCTGAAGGCATGGGTCAGCTATACCGGATTCTGGCTGTATCGCAAGAGTCATTTTGTATACTTGGCGGGGAAGAAACTTCGCCCGCTCTGGTCGGCCATCCAGAGTATTCGGCCACAGCCCCGCCCACAGCTGGATGTGGATGAGGCCTTACAGAATCTTGATGCGAATGCTGACGCAAATTTCATCCGGATGGTTGAACGAAATGCGCTCATCCTCCGGCACGAGGGAATTGTCCCTGTCTTTGCACTTCAACCGGATCTGCTGTTTGAGCAGCACAAGATACTGACAGAATTCGAACAGGAACGGTTGGCCGAAATCATCAAGTCAAAGCCGGTTAACTACCTGCAGTTCAAAAACAGGGCTCGACCAATGGTTGCTGAAAAGCTTCGGCAGGTCACTGCCGGCGTGGGAGCATCGTTCATCGACCTGACCGATATCTTCGGAGCAATCGAAGACGATGCATTTACCGATGATTGCCACCTTACTCCGCTGGCCAATAGGGCCATAGCCGAGTACATCGGAGACCGCATCGTACCGCTTATCGTTGCGTCACTGTCACCCGTACGTGACAAGCATCGCTCATGA
- a CDS encoding glycosyltransferase family 4 protein: MTIAPIRLVHVTTVPLSLRFVAGQAAYMRARGFESHAVSSPGEPLAQFAAEESVTVHPVSMARRITPLRDLVALFQLWRLFRRLRPHIVHAHTPKGGLLGMIAARLAGVPVRIYHMHGLPFITATGLTRRILMATEFVSCRMASQVLCVSRSVEAMAVDLQLSPPKKIHVLLQGSCNGVDAEREFNPDRANGAVRSETRRRYGIPMDATVIGFVGRLARAKGLVELNDAWTILRKEHPDLYLLLIGPEEPGDPPPPGVLERLRTDSRVRFTGENWETPPLYNAMDVLVLPTHREGFPLVLLEAAAMGLSIVATRATGCLDAVQDNMTGTLVPVADASALAVGLNRYVCDPVLRRRHGKAAREWVLREFRPENIWQAVYHEYVRWLLSKGFTPQGEAPLAWSDNAQADRPREQWS, from the coding sequence ATGACGATTGCTCCGATAAGACTGGTGCACGTGACCACCGTCCCGCTGTCTCTTCGATTTGTGGCTGGGCAAGCGGCCTATATGCGGGCCAGGGGATTTGAAAGCCATGCGGTCTCATCACCAGGGGAGCCATTAGCTCAATTCGCGGCGGAAGAATCTGTCACTGTGCATCCGGTGTCCATGGCCAGACGGATCACACCGCTACGTGACCTTGTCGCTCTCTTTCAGCTGTGGCGTCTGTTTCGTCGTCTTCGCCCGCACATCGTTCACGCGCACACGCCGAAAGGTGGATTATTGGGAATGATCGCGGCGCGATTGGCTGGCGTGCCGGTGCGGATCTACCATATGCATGGCCTTCCCTTTATTACAGCAACCGGCCTTACACGACGAATCCTCATGGCCACCGAGTTCGTGTCCTGTCGGATGGCCTCGCAGGTTCTCTGTGTCAGCCGGTCAGTGGAGGCCATGGCAGTGGATCTCCAATTGTCACCTCCAAAGAAAATTCATGTTCTGTTGCAGGGGAGCTGCAATGGTGTCGATGCCGAGAGAGAGTTCAATCCAGATCGAGCGAATGGCGCTGTGCGGAGCGAGACCCGGCGCCGATATGGCATTCCCATGGATGCTACGGTGATCGGATTTGTAGGCCGTTTGGCGCGTGCGAAGGGACTCGTCGAATTGAATGATGCCTGGACGATCTTGAGGAAGGAACATCCAGACCTGTATCTCCTCCTCATTGGACCAGAGGAGCCCGGTGATCCCCCTCCACCGGGGGTACTTGAACGGCTGCGAACGGACTCGCGTGTGCGTTTTACGGGAGAAAATTGGGAGACGCCTCCGCTCTACAACGCGATGGACGTTCTGGTGTTGCCCACGCATCGTGAAGGGTTTCCACTTGTCCTGTTGGAAGCCGCTGCCATGGGACTGTCGATTGTTGCCACCAGGGCCACAGGTTGTCTGGATGCGGTCCAAGACAACATGACAGGTACTCTGGTGCCAGTCGCTGATGCGAGTGCTCTCGCTGTAGGGCTAAACCGATATGTGTGCGATCCGGTACTCCGCCGGCGCCATGGGAAGGCCGCACGCGAATGGGTGCTGCGGGAGTTCCGCCCAGAGAACATCTGGCAGGCCGTGTATCACGAGTATGTACGGTGGCTGCTCAGCAAAGGATTCACGCCGCAAGGGGAGGCACCGCTTGCGTGGAGTGACAATGCCCAAGCCGATCGCCCCCGGGAGCAATGGTCATGA
- a CDS encoding DUF5989 family protein, with amino-acid sequence MGEFLSELWAFMKERKKFWLLPIFMVLLLLGTLIVLTQGSAVAPFVYTLF; translated from the coding sequence ATGGGAGAATTTCTGAGTGAATTATGGGCCTTCATGAAAGAACGGAAGAAGTTTTGGCTGTTGCCGATCTTCATGGTGTTGCTGCTGCTAGGGACGCTGATTGTTCTCACGCAAGGGTCGGCGGTGGCCCCGTTTGTATACACGCTGTTCTAG
- a CDS encoding SxtJ family membrane protein: MMNQQGQQPTTKDLRQFGLLVGGVLTVIGVWPVLFRSESPRIWTLMFGSLLIVLGTAVPQSLKQVHHVWMKIGHVLGAINTRIILGVIYYLLLTPMGLGMRLMGKDSMHRVFAQEADTYRVLRAPRPRQHMRNQF; this comes from the coding sequence ATGATGAATCAGCAAGGTCAGCAGCCGACGACGAAGGATCTCCGCCAGTTCGGTCTTCTGGTTGGAGGGGTGTTGACAGTGATTGGTGTATGGCCGGTCCTGTTTCGAAGCGAGTCTCCTCGCATCTGGACACTGATGTTCGGTAGCCTCTTAATCGTTCTGGGGACGGCTGTACCACAGAGTCTGAAACAGGTGCATCATGTGTGGATGAAGATCGGTCATGTGCTTGGTGCGATCAATACGAGGATTATCCTCGGAGTCATTTATTATCTCCTATTGACTCCGATGGGGCTGGGGATGCGTCTGATGGGCAAAGATTCCATGCATCGGGTCTTCGCCCAGGAGGCCGACACCTATCGCGTCTTGCGGGCTCCCAGGCCCCGCCAGCATATGCGGAATCAATTCTAA
- a CDS encoding carbamoyltransferase family protein — MSHILGISAFYHDSAACLIRDGEIVAAAQEERFTRKKHDPGFPSHAVAYCMKEGGITLRDLRYIVFYDKPLVKFERLLETYLAYAPKGLQSFVAAMPVWLKEKLFLRNVLAKEFVALAPALKQSELPQFLFGEHHESHAASAFYPSPYEKAVVLCMDGVGEWATTSAWLGEGNVVTPLWEIPFPHSLGLLYSAFTYYTGFKVNSGEYKVMGLAPYGEPKYVKQIYDHLLDLKPDGTFRLNMDYFNYCTGLTMTGNKFDEVFGGPPRKPESTLTQREMDLARSIQEVTEEVMLRVTGTLHRETGVDYLCMAGGVALNCVGNGRILREGPFKGIWIQPAAGDAGGAIGAALTAWHRYDDQPRRATGSDRMKGSYLGPRHTNEEIEQFLKSADAPYERLDEKELVDHVAKDLAEGKVVGWYQGRMEFGPRALGGRSILGDARNTTMQSVMNLKIKYRESFRPFAPSVLRERVSDFFEMNADSPYMLLVAPVHKKRRLPLPASQSGLWGIELLNVPRSEIPAVTHLDYSARIQTVHEETNPRYYRLLKAFEVHTGCPVLVNTSFNVRGEPIVGTPEDAYRCFMRTEMDVLVLEDCVLYKTQQKPLVNDTHWQKEFELD, encoded by the coding sequence ATGAGCCACATTCTTGGCATATCGGCCTTCTACCATGATAGCGCTGCCTGCCTGATTCGTGACGGAGAAATCGTTGCCGCAGCGCAGGAGGAACGGTTCACGCGAAAAAAGCATGATCCCGGTTTTCCGTCACATGCGGTCGCCTACTGTATGAAGGAGGGGGGAATCACGCTGAGGGATCTTCGGTATATCGTCTTTTATGATAAACCGCTCGTGAAATTTGAGCGACTGCTCGAGACGTACCTCGCCTATGCCCCGAAGGGCCTTCAATCATTTGTCGCCGCCATGCCGGTTTGGCTGAAGGAAAAGCTGTTCCTTCGGAATGTCCTTGCGAAGGAATTCGTGGCGCTCGCTCCAGCACTGAAGCAATCGGAACTTCCGCAGTTCTTGTTCGGCGAGCATCATGAATCGCACGCTGCCTCCGCCTTCTATCCGTCTCCCTATGAAAAGGCGGTCGTTCTGTGCATGGACGGTGTCGGGGAGTGGGCGACCACTTCGGCCTGGCTCGGCGAGGGAAACGTCGTCACACCACTTTGGGAGATTCCCTTTCCCCATTCACTGGGCCTCCTCTATTCCGCCTTCACGTACTACACCGGGTTCAAGGTGAATTCAGGCGAATATAAGGTGATGGGCCTGGCTCCGTATGGCGAACCGAAATATGTGAAGCAGATCTATGACCATCTCCTCGACCTCAAGCCAGACGGGACGTTTCGCTTGAACATGGACTATTTTAACTACTGTACTGGTCTGACGATGACGGGAAATAAATTCGACGAGGTGTTTGGCGGACCTCCTCGGAAGCCCGAAAGTACGTTGACCCAGCGGGAAATGGACCTGGCCCGCTCAATTCAGGAGGTCACCGAAGAAGTGATGCTTCGTGTGACCGGAACACTCCATCGTGAAACGGGGGTCGACTATCTCTGTATGGCCGGAGGGGTGGCGTTGAATTGTGTAGGGAACGGCCGGATCCTTCGCGAAGGTCCCTTCAAGGGGATCTGGATTCAGCCGGCGGCCGGGGATGCCGGTGGAGCGATCGGGGCCGCACTGACCGCCTGGCATCGGTATGATGATCAGCCAAGACGTGCGACCGGCAGTGACCGAATGAAGGGGAGTTATCTCGGTCCAAGACATACCAATGAGGAGATCGAACAATTTCTCAAATCCGCGGACGCACCCTATGAACGCCTCGACGAGAAAGAGCTCGTCGATCATGTTGCAAAGGATCTCGCCGAAGGGAAGGTGGTGGGGTGGTACCAAGGTCGGATGGAGTTCGGTCCCAGGGCGCTCGGCGGCCGAAGCATTCTCGGTGATGCTCGAAATACTACGATGCAATCGGTGATGAACCTCAAAATCAAATATCGCGAATCGTTTCGTCCGTTTGCGCCTTCGGTGTTACGGGAACGCGTGTCGGATTTTTTCGAGATGAATGCGGATAGTCCGTACATGCTGTTGGTGGCGCCGGTGCATAAAAAACGACGGTTGCCACTGCCGGCTTCTCAATCCGGTCTCTGGGGAATCGAGCTGCTGAACGTTCCACGATCTGAAATTCCGGCCGTGACGCATCTGGACTATTCTGCCAGAATTCAAACGGTCCATGAGGAGACCAATCCCCGGTATTACCGGCTCCTGAAGGCGTTCGAGGTGCATACAGGTTGTCCAGTTTTGGTCAATACGTCCTTCAACGTTCGGGGAGAGCCGATCGTGGGCACACCGGAGGATGCCTATCGGTGCTTCATGCGAACGGAAATGGATGTACTTGTCCTGGAGGACTGTGTGCTCTATAAAACGCAGCAAAAGCCGTTAGTGAACGACACGCATTGGCAGAAGGAATTTGAGCTCGATTAG